In one window of Cellulophaga sp. HaHa_2_95 DNA:
- a CDS encoding M48 family metallopeptidase, with translation MKTSILIAVFALGTVSLQAQFGKMLKKGNVDAGKKMVAAASLTDEDMAKLSLESVVWMDENNPVGEAGDPYADRLANLVKGFENEDGLDLNYKVYLVTDINAFATPDGSVRVMAGLMDLMTDDEILSVIGHEIGHVKLGHSKERYKSAYKISAAKDLAVANTNSGKVLADGEIGGFVENVLNAQFSQTNESESDKYGFEFLVRHDLNYHAMEGAFQKLADLSDNGGKGSLTSSHPGSAKRSERAKEWAEKQDAKN, from the coding sequence ATGAAAACAAGTATTTTAATAGCAGTTTTTGCCTTAGGAACAGTTAGTTTGCAGGCGCAATTTGGCAAAATGTTAAAAAAAGGAAATGTTGATGCAGGGAAGAAAATGGTCGCTGCAGCATCTTTAACAGATGAAGATATGGCAAAATTGTCATTGGAATCTGTAGTATGGATGGACGAAAACAATCCTGTTGGAGAAGCGGGAGATCCTTATGCAGATCGTTTGGCTAATTTGGTAAAAGGTTTCGAAAATGAGGATGGCCTAGATTTAAACTATAAAGTATATTTAGTAACCGATATTAATGCATTTGCGACTCCTGATGGTAGTGTGCGTGTTATGGCAGGTCTAATGGATTTAATGACTGATGATGAAATTCTTAGTGTTATTGGCCATGAGATAGGACATGTGAAATTAGGACACTCTAAGGAGCGTTACAAGTCGGCGTATAAAATTTCTGCTGCTAAAGATTTAGCTGTTGCTAATACAAATTCAGGTAAAGTATTAGCCGATGGTGAAATTGGTGGTTTCGTAGAGAATGTCTTAAATGCACAATTTTCTCAAACCAATGAATCTGAATCTGATAAATACGGATTTGAATTTTTAGTACGTCATGATTTAAATTACCATGCTATGGAGGGTGCTTTTCAAAAATTAGCAGACTTAAGTGATAATGGTGGTAAAGGATCGTTAACGTCTTCTCACCCTGGTTCTGCAAAACGTTCTGAAAGAGCTAAAGAATGGGCTGAAAAACAGGATGCTAAGAATTAA